In Camelina sativa cultivar DH55 chromosome 16, Cs, whole genome shotgun sequence, a single window of DNA contains:
- the LOC104751406 gene encoding uncharacterized protein LOC104751406 gives MKTVTGRVNCSEPISLSKAATLLSGFVSSENGASRDVSAYLRRASGAFAELKSIHREIKSKLRSNKKRKSDGERKSKKKRKSKENDA, from the coding sequence ATGAAGACGGTCACCGGAAGAGTTAACTGTTCAGAGCCAATCTCTCTGTCTAAGGCAGCTACGCTTCTCTCTGGATTCGTTTCCTCCGAGAATGGCGCCTCTCGAGACGTAAGCGCGTATCTTCGACGAGCCTCCGGTGCCTTCGCCGAATTAAAGAGCATCCACAGGGAGATTAAATCGAAGCTAAGATCcaataagaagaggaagagcgatggagagaggaagagcaagaaaaagaggaaatcCAAGGAGAACGATGCTTGA